AGAGTCAATCCTCCTTTTGGGAATGCTGTAGAGGCTCTTAGTTATTATTTGAACAAGAGgttgatatttttatttgtaaATTTATGCAAATATTGTTATTACATATGTAAAAAGGAATACTTTTCAGaaataaacatttttttctctGCCCTACTTTTGAATGTGGGAAAAAACTACAAATTGTGTGATGGCAGGTTACAAAAGTATAGCATGCCTTGGATATGACATTTTTATcagatatttttaaattaaccaGAACTGGAACTCAAGCTGTACTCTTCAAACATAGCTAAATAATTCAGTGCATGTTTGTATACATGGGAAAACCACGGTGAGCTAAAATCACAGTGGACAAAAGCAACTTCTATTAGCTTTTGGGGCTGTCCACTGTGGTTTTTCACCGTGTATTCAAGCATGTACTTAGAAAGTGATTCTACAAGATGATTTAAGTTAATGGAATTTTTGGAATTATGTAGGTAGATCATTAACCAAGTTTGCAGAAAATAAAACAGCTTTATCATTTCAAAGCTTTTGTGGAAAAACCATATCTCTAAACTTCAAGTTTCCAATCCAATAAAAAAGGAaacaatatttttcattttctatccCATCCATAACGTTTTTTAAGTGAATTCCAGTACAACCATTTGCATTGATTTAGAAGTCTTGTATGCTAGACTTAGCTGTGTCTTGACCGGTGTCCAGATTAAGCATATTGAAGTTTAACAATGTTTTAAAGTATATTTTTTCTTACGTTTAAAATTTCCAGAATCACTTAGAATAAGGAAAGCAACTCCTAGTTGCTTATTCTAGAACCTTTCTACCCTGCATGTAGGAATCTGCTGAGTTTTCAAATACACACTTAATTGAGGAAGCAAAACTTAACACTAACCCAAATTCTGATAAAATCTCACTTGAAATGCAAGAAAGTAATCTCACTAGATTTTATAGAACTTATATAGAACAAAGTGAATTAAAACATTACATTCATATTACAAACTCACAACCCAAAGTCAAATTACATAAAAAAGAGTGACAAAAACTCTAAAGCTCCTTTATTTTTTTGAGAATATTAGATAAAAGTAAAAGAGAAAATAGTTGCTACAAGGTTATGACATCTGCACCAATTGATTCAATGTTCCATGAGTCCTCCTCTTTGTCCtccttttcagcttcttatttGGCTGACCACCGAACATCCTCACAAGCCATTGAGGCTTTCCAAGTGAGAATGCAGAACATCCCAAGCCAATTCCAAATACCATTCCACATCCATATCCTATGGCCACTGGTTTCCAACCAAATCCGAACTTCTCTTCCTTCAACAAGATTGGTGAAGGTGGAGAATGTTGTTCTGGGCTCACGTGGCATTTTTTTGACAATGGAAATCCACATAACCCCAAGTTCCCCTCATAGGAaacatttaaaaatgtattgaaCTGCTTTCCTAGAGGTATCTCTCCAACTAGATGATTGTATGCAAGATTCAGAACCTCAAGAGAGTTCATATTGGTTAGTTCTGTAGGAATCCCACCAGTAAGCACATTTGAGGAGAGATCCAGTGATTCCAAGTTTTTCAAGTTTCCCATGGATCGGGGTATAGGACCAATGAGCCTGTTATAAGAAAGGTTGAGCCCTTTGAGTGCATGAAGCTGTCCAATAACATCTGGAATCTCTCCATCGAACATGTTTTTTGATAAATCAACATGTGCAAAGATGGTTGGAATTTTCATGAAAGTGATGGTGTTCTCTTTTAGTGTTACTGTCACAGTATCAGAAAAGTATGCAGATACATTATTTAATAATGTTTTCATGTATTCTACActaccatcttcttcatcacgAATGTTGTTCTTCATGGCTTTAAAATTCTCGACATAGGCTTTTGGTATTGGTCCACTCAAGTTATTGCATGAGATGTCAAAAATCATTAAACTTGGAAATGGATGCTTGGTTTTTGTACCAACAATGAGACCGTGAAACTTATTGTCTCGCAAAACTAGTACTTCCAAATTTGGCAGAGATTGAAGCCAATGGGGAAATGTATCCTCTATTTGGTTGTTTCCAAGATCCAAAAACTCCAGTTCTGTGCAGTGTGACAAAGATTCAGGCAGAGGACCTTCCAATTGGTTTCCATTGAAATTTAGAGACCTAAGctcattttcctttgaaaagtTACTCGGCAAAGTGCCATGAAGTTTGTTCATTTTCAGATCTAAAACTTCAAGGTATGGTAATTGTCCAAGGCACTGTGGGATGCTGCCTGTGAACTTGTTATGAGATAATTTGAGAACCTCAAGTATACTTGCATTGCAAATTGACGTAGAGATGTCACCTTCTAGTTGGTTGAAACTTAGATCAAGGTAACGTAGAGATGTCAACAAGTTTTGAGAGTAGCTCAAGAAATTTAATGAATGTGTTTCAAGTAAACTGACAGAAGATAACTCCAATACTTCTAGGTTAGAGAAACTATAATTGACTTCAGATTTGAAGTTGAGTGATAATTGACTGTTCTCCGAAAGGGAAAGATAGTATAGGTGTTGAAGCTTGGAGAAAAGTTGGAAATTGAGGTGCCCACTCAAGTTGTTTGATGATAGACCTAAGCCTCTTAGATTCATAAGGTTGAAAATTGAATCTGGAATGTTTCCGTGTAGCTTGTTGTAGGACAAATATAGATACTTTAATGAATATGATGAGATTGCACTTATATGTCCCGCGAACTGATTCTTTTTCAGACCTAATCTTTCCAAAGATGGCAAAGATAGACACCATGAAGGAATTGTCTCATTTAGCAAGTTGTAATTCAAGTTTAACACAGTTAGGTTTGAAAGCCCTGTTATCTTCTTGGGCAGAGGACCTTCTAGTTTATTAGAAGAACAGTCCAAGTAAGAAAGTTGAGTCAAGTCAAACAATGAAGATGGGATTTGTCCTCTGAAATTATTATATCCAAGGTAGAGTGTTTTCAATTTGGTTAGCCCACCAAACACATTTGGGATTTGACCGCTAAATTTGTTGAATGAAAGGTCCAAGAGAATGAGATGGTGAAGGTTTGACAGTGATAGTGGCAACACCCCTCCTATTTTGTTTTCCCTCAATTGTAATTCTTGAAATCTGTTTGACTTAGGAAAAACATCTGGGATTTGGCCACTAAGATCATTCGAACTGAGATCCAAAGAAGTTAGAGATGGAAGGGTTAAAAGTGAGGATGGAATTGAACCATTGATGTTGTTGTGAGAGAGAGTCAAGGATGTAAGGTGTGAGAGGTTAGATAAAGAGGGAGGGATCGAACCTTGGAGTTCACATGCTGAAAGATCCAAGACACTGAGAGAAGAGCTGCTACAACTCAATTTTGGAAGTTGGCCTTGAAAGACTGGATTACGGGAAAAGTATAGGTGTTGAAGATTTGGTAAACAAAAAATGTCACTTGCCAAGTTTACCCTTAATCCAGTTGCTGAAAGACTAAGAGTAACCAAAGAGGAAGACATATTGAGTAGCCTAATTGAAGACATATTTGTTCCATCCATAACAAGTTCCCTCAAAGATGTTGCATTTTTCACCAGCCTCCTCCAAGTGGTTTCTTTCCACTTTAATCCATGACTGCTAGAGAGATCCAGTAAGGCTAATTTGGAAAGGTGTGATATTTGGGAAGGAATTTCACCTTCCAAGTGAGAAGCACTCAAGTTGAGGTGTGTGAGACTCACAAGACTACCAAACTGGGATGATAAAGGCGAAAAGTAGAAATCATTGAAAGCAAGGTTGAGTGTCTGAAGATGAGTAAGATGGAAAAGGGTACTATTGGGATGGATTTTACCTTCAAGCCCTGCACAGCTGAGGTCGAGGCCAATCACGTGACCAGAGACGCGGTCACACGTGACACCAAGCCATGAGCAGCAATCTGTTCCATTTTCCCATGTTGCTGTCTTATCTAGATAAGCATAAGTCTCTCGCACATCAAAGAGTAAAGGTGCAAAAGAAGCACCAATGGTGAAGGAAGCCTTAAATTGAAGCAAGGCAGAGCTTTGGTCGGGAAGACATGAGGAAtgtgaagaagagaaagaaaaggatgGAAATTCAAAAAGCAAACACAGAATGATTCCAAATAGCAATGAGAGATGCCCCATGAGTATGTCTGACAAGTGTTTGTGATTTAGTATTGAGCATGGAATGAATGGTAAGGAGCCATACTGATAAATATTTATAACCAAATTGAAAACAGAAAGATAAGAGTTTTTGTGGCTGCAAACTTAAGCTTTAGTTTGATGGATGGTTTTTCTTCTGTGTCCTACATGGAAATAAAACATGATTGATTCAATTTTTCTAGCCCATCCATTACGTTATTGATTGAGGTCATACTCATCCCACATGCTTCCATTTGCATTGACTTGGAAGTCTTTGTTTGTATTGATTTGTTTGAACTTTTAAGTTTCTTGAGCAAAGACCGATGGAATTCTGAAATGACACATGAAGGTGCagagaaaatatcacaatttattgaatttaatttaattttaatagaTCTTGCCACCATATTCATCTTTAGATATTAGTCTGTTTCACATATGAATATACATAAACAACTAATATTCTTTAGTGTACCGCATGGAAACAAAACATGTGATTCATTTTTTCTAGCCCATCTATGACGCTATGAGGTCATCCCACAGACTTCCATTCATATATTGACTTGGAAGTCTTTGTTTGCACTTTGCATTAATTGGTTTGAAGTTTCacctcataaaaaaaattcaaaaaaaaataagttcCACCATAATTTCTTATTTCTTCGAAATGCAATTTCTGATCTCAAACTTGCatggaaattaaaattaaaaataaaaagaattatgCTATAATATTACAGAGGTTAAAGTACATGTGGAGTGAAAAATGTGTAATTCTAGagttatttctttaaaatttgAGGCAGAACTAACTAACACTACTCTAAAATCTAGCTTAGGGGTTATGATTGTTATTTCCTTTATAAGAATTATTTTAGTCATGTTTCTAATTAATATGAGACCTTAACACCCCACACCTATGACTGAACATCTAGAGCGTAAAATTTGTAGGATCAGATATAAACGATTGGCTCATGTACGGATGACCCAATAAAATGACATAGGATAAACTCTTATGTCATCTTAAAATTCAGGTTATGGCTCTACTCCTAAACTAGCTTTTAGGGTAGTGTTAAACtcctaataatatttttaaattttgttcTCTAATACTATATCTTTATGCCTTAGTAAGTATGACATGAATCTGGGAAGGCAGAGAAGAGTATCTAGCCTCATTAACAAAAAGAATTATGGGGGAATATAAAACTATATTTCCTGATTTCCTCGGTTCATATGAGTCAATTTCTCTTCTAAAGGGACAAAACTTGACTCACATTTCGTGCCCCtgcatatatatttattaatagtTGAAGATATTATGTTAATAatcataatattttatttcaggCTGGTAGATGCTTCTGCTATTGAAAAGCAACCCTTGAGAATTCATTACAATCTCATAACCATACCTGACTTTGGAGTTACATTAGAGAATCCCATTGCCAAATCTTTCTGGTTTTGGTTGGATTTAACCCTCTGTAT
This is a stretch of genomic DNA from Lotus japonicus ecotype B-129 chromosome 1, LjGifu_v1.2. It encodes these proteins:
- the LOC130733060 gene encoding receptor-like protein 9DC3, which gives rise to MGHLSLLFGIILCLLFEFPSFSFSSSHSSCLPDQSSALLQFKASFTIGASFAPLLFDVRETYAYLDKTATWENGTDCCSWLGVTCDRVSGHVIGLDLSCAGLEGKIHPNSTLFHLTHLQTLNLAFNDFYFSPLSSQFGSLVSLTHLNLSASHLEGEIPSQISHLSKLALLDLSSSHGLKWKETTWRRLVKNATSLRELVMDGTNMSSIRLLNMSSSLVTLSLSATGLRVNLASDIFCLPNLQHLYFSRNPVFQGQLPKLSCSSSSLSVLDLSACELQGSIPPSLSNLSHLTSLTLSHNNINGSIPSSLLTLPSLTSLDLSSNDLSGQIPDVFPKSNRFQELQLRENKIGGVLPLSLSNLHHLILLDLSFNKFSGQIPNVFGGLTKLKTLYLGYNNFRGQIPSSLFDLTQLSYLDCSSNKLEGPLPKKITGLSNLTVLNLNYNLLNETIPSWCLSLPSLERLGLKKNQFAGHISAISSYSLKYLYLSYNKLHGNIPDSIFNLMNLRGLGLSSNNLSGHLNFQLFSKLQHLYYLSLSENSQLSLNFKSEVNYSFSNLEVLELSSVSLLETHSLNFLSYSQNLLTSLRYLDLSFNQLEGDISTSICNASILEVLKLSHNKFTGSIPQCLGQLPYLEVLDLKMNKLHGTLPSNFSKENELRSLNFNGNQLEGPLPESLSHCTELEFLDLGNNQIEDTFPHWLQSLPNLEVLVLRDNKFHGLIVGTKTKHPFPSLMIFDISCNNLSGPIPKAYVENFKAMKNNIRDEEDGSVEYMKTLLNNVSAYFSDTVTVTLKENTITFMKIPTIFAHVDLSKNMFDGEIPDVIGQLHALKGLNLSYNRLIGPIPRSMGNLKNLESLDLSSNVLTGGIPTELTNMNSLEVLNLAYNHLVGEIPLGKQFNTFLNVSYEGNLGLCGFPLSKKCHVSPEQHSPPSPILLKEEKFGFGWKPVAIGYGCGMVFGIGLGCSAFSLGKPQWLVRMFGGQPNKKLKRRTKRRTHGTLNQLVQMS